A genome region from Thermogemmata fonticola includes the following:
- a CDS encoding lipoate--protein ligase family protein yields the protein MSLHLRLLPLTCDDGPSQMAQDEVLLESATGGQASLRFYQWSVPTLSLGYFQPAAMRLHRAELAALPWVRRPTGGAAILHHHELTYAFALPPRLAFRQNSWICLFHGLLRELLEETALAGQAHLVRCGEERKLGDVLCFLHQTAGDLLLGGSKVAGSAQRKHRGALLQHGSILLRRSPYAPELPGLFDLAGQELFTPAALAQSLAARFAALLHAELVPASWTPAEQQRIAELKAAKYQQPAWNEKR from the coding sequence CTGCACCTGCGACTGCTGCCTCTGACGTGTGATGATGGGCCGTCCCAGATGGCCCAGGATGAAGTTTTGCTCGAAAGCGCAACCGGCGGGCAAGCCTCCCTTCGCTTCTATCAATGGAGCGTGCCGACGCTGTCCCTGGGCTACTTTCAGCCGGCAGCGATGCGGTTGCACCGAGCGGAGCTAGCGGCCCTGCCCTGGGTGCGCCGCCCGACCGGCGGAGCTGCCATCCTGCACCATCACGAACTGACCTACGCCTTCGCCCTGCCGCCGCGGCTCGCCTTCCGCCAGAACTCCTGGATTTGCCTCTTCCACGGCTTGCTCCGCGAACTGCTGGAAGAGACCGCTTTAGCCGGGCAAGCCCATCTGGTCCGCTGCGGGGAGGAACGCAAGCTCGGCGACGTCCTCTGCTTCCTGCACCAGACGGCGGGCGATCTGCTCCTGGGCGGGAGCAAAGTGGCCGGCAGCGCCCAGCGCAAGCACCGCGGCGCTCTGTTGCAACACGGCAGCATCCTCCTGCGCCGCAGCCCTTACGCCCCGGAATTGCCCGGCCTCTTCGACCTGGCGGGCCAGGAACTATTCACCCCCGCCGCACTCGCCCAATCCCTGGCCGCCCGCTTCGCCGCACTCCTCCACGCCGAGCTGGTCCCGGCCAGCTGGACGCCGGCGGAACAGCAGCGCATCGCCGAGCTGAAGGCCGCCAAGTAT